The Lichenihabitans psoromatis genomic interval AATGTTTCTCGCCGGGCGAAAACCAGACGATATCGCCGGGCCGGATTTCTTCGATCGAGCCACCATCGCGTTGGGCCCAGCCGAGCCCCGAGACGACGAGCAGCGTTTGTCCAAACGGGTGCGTGTGCCACGCCGTTCGCGCGCTGGGTTCGAAGGTCACCGTCGCACCGCTGACGCGTGCCGATTCAGTGCCTTGGAACGGAGCGTCGATCCGTACGGTTCCGGTGAAATAATCGGCCGGCCCCTTGGCGGATGCCGTCGAGCCGCTGCGTTTGATATCCACGACTGCTCTCCTCTGTTGCTACTCTGCGCGCGATCGTAAAGCATTCCGGTGGTTGACGGAAAGCGCCGCTGCAGCGCCCCCTCTCGTTCGCTCCACGATATTGAGGCTCACACAGTCGCGGTTGATCCTCGGCCCAGACCACTTTTGTATCGGCATCAACCAAGCTATTGCTGCGCGGGCAATGAGTGGCGTGGCCGTCGAACGGAGAGACGATATGTTGGTGGTCTGGCGCGGTCGAGGATGCTGGGTCATCTTTTTGATCGCCCTTGCGGCCTTTCTTCCGATCATCGTTCTTTGGAAGGTCGATGGGCCCGAGATCGACCGCGGTGTCGCGGTCACCATGGGGTTGGCGGCTGTGATGATTGCGGCGCTCGGACTACGCTGGAATCGTGGCGTGACCTTTCATGCGTCAGCGCAAGCGCATTCGTTCTGGGGCATCCCCATGCAATTATGGGCACTGCCGACCGCGCTCTTCGCCATCTTGCTCGGCACAGGCGTCATCACGACGGCAGAAGCAGCTCCGCTACGGCCACCCATGCCGATCACCGACCGCGGCGCTCCGTAAGGGCAGGGCCATCAGCCGTTGCGAGACTTAAATCCTTTCCAGCGTGGCGACCTTGGTTCAGATCGGCGCCTGCCTATTGGTCTCTCCGGTAAAAGCCAGAAAAGCTGACGTTGGCTCCGCCGCAGGCTTTGTTGTCACGCACGACGAGGTAAGGTCCTCGCCGGACCATGCGGACGTTGCATGTGAACTCGTCGCCCGCACCAAAGGGCAGCGTGTGGTTTTCATCGCCCATCGCAAAGGCCAGCACGCCCTTGTCGGGTCGCATCGTGCCGGCGAGTTCGCCGGTGTGAACGGACCCAAGTCGACGCCGGTCTGGTGTATCGCCCCAGGTCGCGTCACCTGTCACGATCAGCGCACCGCTGCTGCCGTTCGCGATCGTGATGGTCTGCTCAGGCGCAACCCAATGCCCCGCCCAATCGGTGGGTGACTGCTGATCGTTGGGGAGCGGCGCCAGCGCGGCCGTCGGAAGCCATGCGATGGTCGAGGGTCCCCGGCGGCCCAGAAATCCTGAACAGGTATAGGCGCCCTGTGTCGGTCCAATCAGCACCACGTCGCCCGCGACAAGAAAGGCTCGCTGCTGGCACTCCGGCTTGTCGCTCGGACATCCATGCACCAGGGCGTCGATCTGCACGAATTGAGTTCGCGGCGTCTCCGACCGGACCACGGCCACACGCGGCTCATCGACCGCGACGTCGGACCAGACGCAGTCAGCCCAGGCGTCGGACGGCACCGCTACCACAGCCATCATGAAGGCGAGAGCGAAGCGCTTGTCGATCCATCGTCGCAGCATCGTCAGCCCTCTTACACGTGACCGGCGATTGATCGCCGATTACGGATCAGCGCGACCAGCGGCAGCATCGTGGCGCCGAGCAGTGCCACCACCAGGGCCGCCAACGTGAACGTGCGGTTCCACAATTGATTGAGCGCCAAATCGGTGGTGACAAGGTCGGGCTTAGCGGGGTCGGCCAAGACGTCGATCGTATATTCGCCGACGTGAACGCCCGTGAAGACATAATTCACGCGTCGCGACACGGAGCCGGACGGCGTCTCTACCGACAAGGTCGCATTGCAGATGTGTACAATCAGTTGGGAACTGCATTTGCCGTCGGTGACCTCGGCCTCGGCCACAGGGCGTGCTGCCTCTCGCACCTGCCAATCCGACACAAGCGTGGGCGCTGTATAGATGGTGGCAGCAACCAGCATCGCGCCAAACATAAGACTGCTGAGCAAGACCCAGATCGTTTGCTTCCAGTCACGAGCTGGCGGTGGGAGCCGCAGGGGCGTCGAATCGAGGGACGTCATCATGGCAACGGTCTAAACCATTAAAGCGTCGCCAGCCAAGACGTGCGGCGCAGCGTTTAATGCCGCGAGACGCCGCCGGGCTTCTGCAGCATGCTGGTAGCGGCCGAGCAGATCGGCGAACTCCTGCGGCTTCATCTTGCCGGGCAGAATGGTCTTCAGCGTCACGATGCGCTGCTTGGGGTCAAGCTTGACGTTGCGAGCCCGTGTCACGCGTTCAGGAAGCGGCGATCCAGGCCGCAGCAAAAGGCGCGTGGTCATGCGATTATAGTCGCAAGCGAGGTCCAAATCGGCGATGTCGTCCCAGGCGATCGGTCGATCGAGGCCCGGAACGGTTAGCGCGTCTCTCCCGAAAACAAGCGACGTTCGCTCGCCTTGCCAGAGACAGAAGAGGCCGAAGCCGGCCAATAACGCTCCGAGCGTGGCGCTCGTCGCCGCCACCAACCTTAACTCGCCTGCTCCGAGCCCGGGTACATCCGTCACCAACAGGATGAGCGAGACGCCGATCATGACGCCGCCGGAGACCAAGAGGACGTAGCCTTGTGGGCGTTTGTTGACGGTGAGCACCCGATCGTCAGCATCGACCTTCGCGGCTGTCGCGGCCAGATGGGCCTGGAGCGCATCGTCATTCTGCCGCACGGCCGCGAGGAAATCAGCCGTCGCCGCCTGGCAGAGGCCGACCGGGTCGTCGAAGTAGGCCGCGAGCTTGCCGAGTGCCTCGCGGGGGGGGTGCCGCTCTTGCCGCGTCGAGCCGTTCGGGGGAGGGCGGACAGCCTAGTGCCGCAAGGCGATCGCGCGTGGTCGGGTGGGTGTCGGTCGGGTGAGTCTGTTCGGCCTCGAGATGAGCGGCGGGATCGTCGAGACCGCGTGCGATGGCGTGATCGAGCACAGCCGCGACCATATCGGGCGCCCCCATCCCACGGTTCTCCGTGGCTTCGTCGAGCGTTTCGACGATGCGCGGTCGGACGGCACCCACCCGCAAGAGCGCGCGGGCGGCGGCCTCTGGCGAAGTCGGTCCGGCCCCGACACGATCGGCCGCAAATTCGCGGGTTCGGCTCCAGTGGCGCACGGCATAATGGAACCGATCCATCACGAATAATCCGAGCCACATAGCGGGACTGAGAAGTCCGAAGGCCGAACCGCTTCCTTCGCCGACGGCCGCCACCGCATCGAGGGACCGGCCGACGCCTGCATAGATCGGCAGAAAGCGCAGGCTGTAGGCGGTATCGCCCCCGGCGAAATGGGCGAGCTCATGTCCGATGATCGACGCGACCTCGTCGCCCCGCAGCAGCGTCAGGTAGGGCAGGGGGACATAAAGCGTGCGGCCTGCGAGCTTGTGGCCGCCGGGTTGCAAGATCTTGGGTCCGGCGCTGACGAAGAAGCCCTCCGTTAGTCCAACCACGATGGTATCGGGTTTGAGTGATCCGAGCCGTTCAGCAAGCCCGTCGACGAGCCGCCAAAGGCCCGGTGCCGCTGCCGGAGGGACCAGCCGACCCAAAATGGGAAGCGGGTCGGGCTCGAAGGCCGCCAGCGCGTGTCGTAACCCGGCCAAGGTGCTGCCCGCCACAAAGATGCTGCCGAGAACGGCGATGCATGCGACGGCCAATAGCTTGATCTCGCTGGTGCCGATTCCGGGTTGAGCAAGCGCTGCCGCCTCGAAGACGACGACCGATACGAAGGCCGTCGTCCCGAGCACGACCTGCGTCGCGAGGATCGCCGGTAAAACCGTTCGGACAAGGGAGAAACCGCGCACGAGGATCTCGCGCGACGTCCGCCCGAGCCATCCGAGCGCCCCACCGGTGATGAGAACCAGGAGTGACAGCGCGGCGACAAAAGCCGAGGCCCCCATCACAACGGGTGGCAACATGCGCCGCAGGTCCATGACCTTGGTGAGGGACGCGACCTCTTTCAGGGCCTCACGCGCCTGGTCCAGCGCAAGGGGCCCTCCATACAGTTGGCCGTTGCGGCGAAACTGCATGGTGAAGTCCATCTTGCCGTTCTTGGGCGCCTGCGCTTCGAGTTGTGCGACGACACCGGACAGGCGGAGCTGCTCGTTGTGGAGATCGAGCCAGTCGGCAACGCCGCGTTGCTGTTCCCAGCATCCCAGCAGCAAGATCGCCAGCGGCAGCAACACGGTCGCGGCCAACAGCCTCATGAATCGACGGGCACGGGACTGCGGCGTCATATCTCGCCTCCTGAGAGCCAAGTTTGGCAAGGGTCGAGGCTTCCCCTGGTCCCCACGAGCATCGGTTTCGCCGGAGCGACGACGGTCAAATCGAGATCTTGTCCGTCACGGAAATCCCGTGCCCGACGAGACCGATATAGTTGTGCTCATGCGCCGACAGCACGGCGATCGACCTGACACCGAGGTCGCGCAGGATTTGCGCGCCGACACCGATATCGCGCCAGCGGGTTTTCCTGGCTTCGGCACTTTGATGATGTTCGCCAGTGCCGGCGCTGACCGCCGCCTGCGGCGCGGCCGTCGCGACATCCGGATTGCGGACAACGATGAACACGCCGCGGCCTCTTTGTCGGAAGATCTCGAACGCTCGGCCGATTTGATTAAATCCCGGCTCGATCAATTCGCGAACGGGTTGCTCGCGATGGATGCGGCACGGCACGTCCATGCCGCCGCTGAGGTCGCCGAAAACGACCGCGATATGCTGCCAGGGGTCGAGCTTTGTCGCATAGGCATGGACCGTCACGGCATGGCCGTCGATCGTCGCCTGTTCGGTCGACAAGCGTTGAACGAGACTCTCACTTTGCACGCGGGCCGCGATCAAATCCTCGATCGTAACGATCCGCAAGCCATGTTCCCGCGCGAAACGGATCAGTTCGTCGAGGCGCTTCACTGTGCCGTCGTCGTTCACGACCTCCGCCAGAACCGCCACATCAGACAGCCCCGCCATCGTGGCAAGATCGATCGCCGCTTCGGTGTGACCCGAGCGCGTGAGGACGCCGCCGGCCCGGCCGATCAGCGGAAAGACATGGCCGGGTCTGAGGAAGTCGCCGGCTTGCGCCCCGGCTGCCGCGAGCGCCCGCACCGTGTTGGTTCGCTCGATGGCCGAGATGCCGGTCGTCATCCCTCGTTTCGCATCGACGCTGACCGTAAAGGCGGTCCGCATTGGATCGAGATTGTTGGCCACCATCGGCGGCAATTGCAGGCGCTCGGCTCGTTCGGCGGCCATGGGAGCGCAGATGATGCCACTGGTGTGGCGGATCATGAAGGCCATCCGCTCAGGCGTGGCGGTTTCGGCCGCCATGATCAGATCGCCTTCGTTCTCGCGATCGGTGTCGTCCACCACGACGACGAGTTCGCCGCGCCCCACGGCCGAGACCGCGTCCGCGATCGTGTCGAGCTTGAAAGTGTGTTCGGTCATAAGGTCCTACCGCAGCGAAGCTGTCGTCGAACGCGTGTCCGAAATCGGCGAAGACGCGTCCCTTGAAAAATCGCGATGACCTGATCTACCGGCGCTGACGGCATGACGCAATCATGCTGGCTCGAGCGATGTGGACACTCGCGATAGTGCCCCCTTTTCGATGGCGGTTTTGCAGGTGACCGGAGACATGGCCGCCTTCTTATACACAGCCGATCAGACTGACGCTTCGATCGATCGGAAGCTCGCTTTGGTCAAAGAAGAGCGGCGCGGTTTAGTCGGGAAGGGTCCGCAGGGTCTCGCCCGGTCGACAGCCGCATGAACTCCGTCCTGGCGGAACTGTCGTGCCTCAAGGAGGTTGATCGCGGAGCGCACGAGCCCGGTTTGTCGCGCCGGGTCGATCAGCAGAGTCTGGCAGGATGTGATGAGCCCAGGATATCTCCCGTTCAAGGATGCCCTCGATCTACCAGCCTTCTTCTGTGACAATTGTGGCTTCTGGCAACGGCATTTCGAGCGTCCGACGTCCTGCCCGCTGTGCGTTGATGCCCGACACGTCATGCCGCAGCGCGGCTGGCATTTCCGTGATCTCGCCGAAGCCCGCAAGCTATATCCCTGCCATTGGGCCGAGATCGAGCCGGGAGTCTGGCGCTTCTGGAACGATCCGGTCGATGGGATCGGTTCGTCCGGCTATCTAATCCAGACAACGGGCGGCAATCTCGCCTTCGAGGGCTGTGCGGTCTATAGCGAGGCGGCGCTCGCGGCCATCGCCCAACTCGGCGGCGTGCAAGTTCTGGCCGCCTCGCATCCCCATTCTTACGGAGCGATCTGGCAATTGCAGGATCGCTTCGATCCCGAACTCGCCCTGCATCCGGGCGATCTCGCTTGGTCGGGCGCGCTCTGCGTGAGTTGGCCATTCGACGAGCGGCTTGAACCATTGCCGGGCCTGGAACTGCATCTGACGGCCGGACACTTCGACGGCCATGCCGTGCTGTTCGACCGCGCGCGAAAGATTCTGTTCTGCGGTGATTGCCTGAAATTCGAGCTCGACCCTCGCGATTCTCGCCGCGCCACCACGATCTCGACCCATAAGGCGTTTGTGCGTGGCATTCCGCTCACGCAAGGCGAGTTGCGGCGCTATCGCGATGTCTTCGCGGCTCTCGACTTCACCCAAACCTGGACGCCGTTCGAGCAAGCCGCCAACAGCGGGCGTCGCGACGCCCTGGCGCTGATCGACACGATGTTGGCGACGCGTCCGCATGCCTTTCCGGTTCCGCTCGGCGATCTCGGCGTCGCGGACGCTTAGGAGCGGGCCGGCGCCGCTATCCTGCCGATCCCCGACATGTCGCGCATCAGGCTCCATGGCAGACCCTGCCCTCGGAAGCCTTCGGCGGAGCTGCCCTCTGAAAGCTTCGTCCGCAAGCCGTCGGGGCCACCGAATTGAAAGCACAACTGGGTCGCGTAAGCGAGGCACGATGCCTCCTTGGCCGCCGCTGCGTCCGCATTGAGCCGCAGGCTGTGCTCGGGCATGACATGCATCCTGTGGGCGAACGGCTCAGCCGGATTGGCGGTCCGTGCCACATAAGGAAAATCGCGCCACCAAAGAACCGGTTTCTCGAGACCGTCGAGGGCTTTGACCAGTTGAACATGATCGACATGACCGCCGATCGCTTGCGGCGCGAAGATGAGATCTGGCGCATGATCCACCATGAGCCTCTCGATCGCGGCACGAAGATCGATCCCGATGGTGTCGGTTGCGAGCGGCGGTTGAAACAGGGCGTTGGCCGACGTGTAACCGCGATGGGGTGCTTCCGGCAGCTCGACATGGATCGGCTCCGCCACCCCGAGCGCCCGCATGGCTGCAAGATCCTCGGCGCGCCGCAGGGCCATGTAATCGACGTCTGGCCCAAGCCCCTTATCGAGTTGGCAGGCGAGCGCAAATCCATGCGGTTTCGGCACCGAGCGGGTGAAGAGCGTCGCGACACGGACGCTCCAGCCGTCGCGCACCAGCGTCGCGAGCGTACCACCGCAGGAGAATGCGGCATCGTCGAGATGCGGCGATAGCGCGAGTGCCGTGCGGGTCATGGATGGCCGGCCGTCACAGAAGATGCGGCTCGGCGCGGAAGCGGCAGTCGGTCATCGGCAGACGAGCATCGACGCGGCCCCTCGCCGGTGCCCTCAGGACGCGAGCGTAAACCGTCATGATCATCCGCCCGACCGTCTCCCAGGAATAGTCGCGGCGGCATTCGGTCAGACCCGCGACGGCGATGCGCCGACGGAAGGCGGCGTCTTCGATCAGGCGTTGCAGCCCATCGGCCTGGCCCGCGATATCGCCGGGCTCGACCAGCAGGCCATTTTCACCGTTCCTCAGGCAGTCGTTCACGCCCACCGCGAAACACGACATGTTGGCGAGGCCCGACGCCATGGCTTCTAGAATGGTGTTGGAGAAGCCCTCTCCATAGGTTGGAGAGACGAAGATGTCGTGCTCCCGGTAGATGTCGGGCACAGCCTCGTAGGCCGCGTAACCCGTGAACCCGACGGTGTGGGCATCGAACGCGAGATCCGCCGCGCGGGCCTTGCAGGCATCGAGATCGGGGCCAATTCCCGACACGGTCGCCCGAAACGCGACACCGCGGGTCCGCAACACGTCGAGGGCGTCGAGAAAGTCCAGCGCGCCTTTCCGCCGGTCGACCCGGCCGTGGTAGAGGAGCCTCACTGGAAGGGGCGCCACGCCGACCTTGGCCTCAGCGGCCGGCCGAAAGCGTTCCGTGTCGACTGCCCCTGGCACGATGGTGAACCGCGCGCGAGCGGTTCCGAGCCGGTCGCTGACTTCCTCGACGAAGCTCTCACCGCCGATCAGCAGCGCATCGGCCCCGTCCAGCACACGCTGCATCGCAAGGCGGTGTGTGTCACAACACGAGCCCACCCAATGGCCATCGCCACCCTGGATCGAGACGACCGCCGGAATGCCGAGATCACGCGCCGCCAGCAGCGTCGCCCAGCCGGTCGGATAACCATATTGGGCATGCAGAAGGTCAAACGGCTTGCGGTCATGCGCCGCCTTGATGGTTGCGATCATCGTGTCGATGTCGCGCTCGAAATCGCCGTTCGTCTGCTCGCCGATCTGTTCGAGCCCGATCACCGCGACACCCGGCACCGCAGGCGGGGGGCCTCCCCCATAGACGCGCGTGCCGAATGCATCGCCGCGATACTGGCTGATCATCGTGACGTCGTGACCGGCGCGCACCAACTCGCGCAAAAGGTTCACGGCGTAGACGCTCATCCCGGAAATAGCCGGGAAGTACCGTCGACTGACGAAGCAGATCCTCACGCGACACACTCACGCTCATAGGCCGCAATCGCCTGCCGCGCTTCGGGGATCATCAGGTCGGCCCGGTAACTGTCGCGTGAAAGTTCGACGCAGACCAAACCGTCGAATGAAATATCGCGGAGCGCCCGCAGCGCGGCGGGCACGTCCATATCGCCATCGCCGAACGCCAGATGAACATGGTCGCCCCGCTTCATATCCTCGAGATGCACATCGGCGATGTGGCGGCCAAATTCGCGAATGGCCTCGTCCGGCTCCCGCTCGCCCGTCACCAGCACATGGCCGAGATCAAGCGCGAGCCGAACGTCCGGAACGGCCCGGATCAGGTCGGCATAGTCGTCCACGGTGGAGACGAACATTTCGGGCTCGGGTTCGAGCGCCGGTACGATGCCCTGCCGCTTGGCATAGTCCACGATGGCGTCGACGCCCTCGTGCAGCCACTCCGTCGCGTCGCGCCGATCGACCCCGGGCTTGAGGCGTCCGGACCAAAACGACAGCACCTCGGCTCCCAAAATCACGCCGATGTCGGCGGCGCGCTTGAGAAAGTCGAGGCGGCGAAGACGGCCATCAGGGGCTGCCGAAACGAAGGTCGGCTCATGCTTCTGTTTGGGATCGAGCAGAAAATGAGCGCCCGTCTCGATCACGACCCCGAAGCCGAGCGCGTCGAGCCGCTTCCGCAACGCCATCGCGTTGCGCTCCCAATCGGGAGAGAGCGGATCGAAATGGTGATGATCGAGCGTGAGGGCGACGCCGTCGTAGCCAGCCTCGGCAAGCAACGAGAGCGCGTCATCAAGACGATGCCAAGCCGTTCCATTGGTATTGTAGGCGTAACGCAAACTCATGGCGTGACCTCATGTGTCAGTTGGCCCAGTCGCAGGGCAACATGGTGGGCTTCCGGTTCTCGGTAGAGCGGATAAAGGGGACCGACGATCCGTTCGGCTTCGCCGACATCGAACAAAGGTTGGCGGCCGCTTGTCTCCGGACGCAGCCGCTCGAACGCTGCTTCGCTGAGCCGGACCGGGCGCAGCGTTGCGCTTTCCTCACCGAAGCGGATCAGCGGGCTGTCTCTCGCGATGAGCTTGCGGGCATTGCGCTCGCCGATACGGCTGTAGCTCATGGTTTCAACCTCGAGCCCTGGGACGATCACCTTGGCGACCGCGAACCCGCCGCCGGGGGGTGAGCCGTCGATGTAAAGAACGTCGAAGCCGTCGGCCTCGAGTTGCCGCCGGGCCCAAGCGCCGCGCTCGCGCGTGTCGGCCAGCGCGACGGCCGGCAGATCGCCGAAGCGCTTATGGCTGCGGATCGAGAAGACGGTTGCGTCGAGGGCGCGTCGCAGGGTCGATCCATCGTCCTTGGACCAGGCGATCATCTCGCTGAGGGCTCGACTTTCCTCGTGATCGAGGCTGGGAAGCGCGCGTTTCACGAAAGCCTGCACGTAGCCTTGCGGTGCAACGCTCAATGCCTCGGCGATCGGCCCATGGCCATAGGTTTTGCGGACCCGTGCCGAGCAGAATTCAAGCAGCGCCTTCCGAAGGGCGCGATTCCGATCGGGATCGCAGGCCTCGCCGCAGGCCGACAGCATGATCGGGACACGCGGCCCAGAGCCGGGGCGGTCGAAGCCGACCACGTAGACGTTGGCGAGCCCGAATTCCTCAGTCGCGAATTTCGGCAGCACCGTGATGCCGCATCGGTCGATATGAGCGAGAAGCTCGCGTGTTTCGGCGTCGAGATCGTCGCCAAGATCCAACACCACGCCCTGATCGAGCGCGCGAAACAAAAGCCCGTTCCCGTCGCGCTGCAAACATTCGAGCAACCCATGTCCGACCGCCCAGTCGAGGTCGGGGCCGGCCCCGAGGCCGTTGGTGATCAGCGACGTAAACGGCGTATAGTCGGGCGGTAACTCGAACCAATCAGTCGCCGCGACGTCGAGCGGTACCAGGACGCGCTCGCCGTTGCGCGCGCGCACCGCTTCTGTCCAGGCTAAGGACGTGTCGTGATCGACAAGACTTCCTGCCGGGAGGCAAAGCGTGAGGGGGTCGACGATGCGATCACGGCCGACTTCGGCGACAAGGGTCCGATAGCTGCCGCGCCGCCAGGGCGTCTTCATCAGGCGCAGCGTCGGGCAGATCGCCTCGGCGATTTCGGCCAGAGCGCCGACGATGGCGTCGCCATCGGTGGTCCCATAGCCGTAGCCGGATGGCATGTTGCCCGGAAGCGTGCCGGCATCGTCCAGGAACAACGCAACCTTCCAGGCCGGCACGCCGGTGCGATCGAGCCCTGTCATCGGGAACCCGACAAGGCGGCCTTGCGGGAGCCCTTCGATATAGGCCCGCGCAGCGTCGGGAAGGTCTTCGGGAAGGCCGGTCACGACGGGATATCTCCACGGTAGGCTTCGGCGAGGAGCCGCATCGTGTGCAGGTCGCGTTCGCCGGAAAATTCGTTGGATCGTCCCGATCGCACCGCGTCGCCAAAACGGCGAACCTGGGCCAGAAAAGGGGATAGATCGTGGTCTGGGATCGGGAGGATTTCAGGCAGCCCTGTTGTGCCGTCCGTCAGGGTGAGCGTCCCGCCGGCGTCCTGCCCCATCGTCTTCTCGGCCACGATCATACCGTGGCTGCCCGTGACCTCGAGACGGCGGCGGGGCAGGGCATCCGGGCAGTTATAGGCGACGTGGAGACTGGCCAGAACGCCCGAGCCGGTCCGCCCCACCAGCATCGCGCCATCATCCACCGCATAGGCGTGAAGACGCCGCTGCAGCATCGACACCACAGTCTCGAGCGGCTCACCCAGCAGAAAGTCGACGAGATCGAGCCCATGCGGAGCGAGGTCCATCATGGCCCCGCCTCCGGCCTTGGCGCCGTCGATCCGCCAATTGTCGCCGCCGCGTCCGGCGCTCCAGGTCGGACCAAGCCAACACGCGTAGACGATGCGAATGGCCGTCGGCGTTCCAATGCGCCCCGCCGCCAGCGCATCCCGCAGCGCGCGATGAGCCGGGTGATGACGCTGATCGAAGGCGGTGCCGTAGAGCACGCCGGCACGCCGGCATGCCGCTACGGCGGCTTCCGCATCGACGAGTGTCGCGGCAATCGGCTTCTCGCACAGCACCGCTTTGCCATTTGCGGCCGCGGCCTCCACGGCCTCTCGATGCAAGTGGTTGGGGGTCGCCACATAGATGGCCTCGACATCGGGGTCGGACGCGAGCGCGCAAACGTCCGTGTAGGTCCGCGCGCCCCGGCGGCTTGCGTCCGCCTGTGCGGCTGAGGAGGGGTCGGCCACGGCCACCAGCCGGTCCCCTGCAGCCGCGATCGCTGGAGCCATGAAGTCCGTCGCGACCCAGCCGAAACCGGCGATGCCCCAGCGCACCGGACGCATCACCAGCGCTCCGGCAGGTCGACGAGAATACGGCGGCGTATCGCATCGGCCGCGTTGGTCCGATCGCGTGAGATCAGGCTCGGATAGGTGGCCCGAGAGGCATATTCGGCTGCGTAGCGTTCCGACGGCCAGACGATGGCATAATCGTCCCCACTTGGCCGATAGAGCGGATTTAGCCGAAATACAGCATCGTCGAATGGGATCGAAAGACCGCGTTTCGCCGGCCGTGAGCCATTTGGACCGTCGACACTCTCTTCGACCGAAAAAGCCTCGACCGATCCGAGCGCCTCCCAGGAGGCCGACCGCGGCGCGCGCGCCTCGACCACGGCATGCGTGAGTTCAGCATCGTCATAAACGGTGGCGTGCGGGAAGAGGTCGGCCATCTCTGCAGCCGAGAGGGCATGGCCCGACGAGAAATTGGCGGCGCCGCTGTTGTGCACATGGCTGAGCGCGAGGCGACCGTCTCGGCCGACCAGGGCTCGTAATTGCGCCAGGATCGCCGGTTTCGGATCGAGAAAGTAGAAGGCGTCGTGGCAGAAGACGAGGTCGTATTGCTCATCCGCGATCGGCCATGGGGCAGCGGCGTCGAAGCAGATCAAACGAGCAGCCGGTGGCAAGACCCAATGTCGTGCCAGCCAAAGCTTACTGAAAACAACGTCTCCACCAGTATAGTCGACCTCCCGTCTCGCTAACTCGCGGCCGTAGTGCCCAATGCCGCTAGCAAGCTCGAAGCTTGATCGAGCCGGTCTCCAATGCGCGTCGAGTAGCGCGAGGCCGGCCATATAAGTCGGGTCACTCCAGCGATGCGCGAAGTAATCTCCAACCCGATCGAAGGCGAGACACGCCATGGCGTCCCGCAACGAGAGCCGCAACCGATCGGCGACAAGGTTTCGGACCGCGGCGGGATCCGCGGGAGCGCCGGTCCACCAATCATCTTGATCACCCAACAGGACGACGAGCGCACCGTCTCGATCGCCGCTTTGGAGGCAGTCGACCGCCTCAGCGACGAGATCGTCGCGTCCGACACGCAGGTACGGAATGCCGTCGAGCCGAGGCCAGAGACGCCCGTCGGCATCGCGCAGCAGATCCGAGCCGTCATCGATCAGCGGCGCGCCGGTCACGGGGGATCGAAGCGGGCCGGTCACAGAAGCCCCGCTTGGCGGAGCACATCATCCTGGAACGCCTTGACCGGCCCCTCGTGGACCAGCTCCATCTCGCCAAGCATCTGTTGCGGCGTGAGTGCGGCCGCACGCGTATATTGCGTGGTCTGGATCACCCGGTCCAACACATCGGCGGCATGAAACGCGCGGCCGTCGGGCGTGTCGGCATTCGGCAGGATTTTGCGCGCGTCGTCGACCTGCTCGCGTAAGGGCGACGCCAGTTGCCCAAGGGACGCCTGCGTGTAATGCGCCACGAGCGTCGCGAGATGGCGGCCGAGCAACATTTCGCCGGTGAAGCCGGAATCCGGCATGCCGGCATTGTGGACGTGGTGCGACAGGCCAGCGACGAAGACGCGTGTCGGATCGGCCTCGTAGACCGGGGCCAGCAACACGCCATAGACCGCCACCATTAGGCAATGTTCCGCATGATTTTCGGGTGGCTCAAG includes:
- a CDS encoding Gfo/Idh/MocA family protein is translated as MRPVRWGIAGFGWVATDFMAPAIAAAGDRLVAVADPSSAAQADASRRGARTYTDVCALASDPDVEAIYVATPNHLHREAVEAAAANGKAVLCEKPIAATLVDAEAAVAACRRAGVLYGTAFDQRHHPAHRALRDALAAGRIGTPTAIRIVYACWLGPTWSAGRGGDNWRIDGAKAGGGAMMDLAPHGLDLVDFLLGEPLETVVSMLQRRLHAYAVDDGAMLVGRTGSGVLASLHVAYNCPDALPRRRLEVTGSHGMIVAEKTMGQDAGGTLTLTDGTTGLPEILPIPDHDLSPFLAQVRRFGDAVRSGRSNEFSGERDLHTMRLLAEAYRGDIPS
- a CDS encoding YcaO-like family protein, coding for MGTIQRIFRRTRPAHDAAPRRSLPWRYPVVTGLPEDLPDAARAYIEGLPQGRLVGFPMTGLDRTGVPAWKVALFLDDAGTLPGNMPSGYGYGTTDGDAIVGALAEIAEAICPTLRLMKTPWRRGSYRTLVAEVGRDRIVDPLTLCLPAGSLVDHDTSLAWTEAVRARNGERVLVPLDVAATDWFELPPDYTPFTSLITNGLGAGPDLDWAVGHGLLECLQRDGNGLLFRALDQGVVLDLGDDLDAETRELLAHIDRCGITVLPKFATEEFGLANVYVVGFDRPGSGPRVPIMLSACGEACDPDRNRALRKALLEFCSARVRKTYGHGPIAEALSVAPQGYVQAFVKRALPSLDHEESRALSEMIAWSKDDGSTLRRALDATVFSIRSHKRFGDLPAVALADTRERGAWARRQLEADGFDVLYIDGSPPGGGFAVAKVIVPGLEVETMSYSRIGERNARKLIARDSPLIRFGEESATLRPVRLSEAAFERLRPETSGRQPLFDVGEAERIVGPLYPLYREPEAHHVALRLGQLTHEVTP
- a CDS encoding class I SAM-dependent methyltransferase: MTGAPLIDDGSDLLRDADGRLWPRLDGIPYLRVGRDDLVAEAVDCLQSGDRDGALVVLLGDQDDWWTGAPADPAAVRNLVADRLRLSLRDAMACLAFDRVGDYFAHRWSDPTYMAGLALLDAHWRPARSSFELASGIGHYGRELARREVDYTGGDVVFSKLWLARHWVLPPAARLICFDAAAPWPIADEQYDLVFCHDAFYFLDPKPAILAQLRALVGRDGRLALSHVHNSGAANFSSGHALSAAEMADLFPHATVYDDAELTHAVVEARAPRSASWEALGSVEAFSVEESVDGPNGSRPAKRGLSIPFDDAVFRLNPLYRPSGDDYAIVWPSERYAAEYASRATYPSLISRDRTNAADAIRRRILVDLPERW